From a region of the Phaseolus vulgaris cultivar G19833 chromosome 6, P. vulgaris v2.0, whole genome shotgun sequence genome:
- the LOC137832982 gene encoding uncharacterized protein, translating into MAALSKFVSAGGDKGHPYFQCLRRNSRFVWTTKCEEAFLKLKEYLVAPPVLCKTQLGMPLRLYFAVTEQAISSVLVQEQDRVQKPIYFVSKVLQRPEVRYQALEKAALVVVFSARRLRHYFQSFTVVVMTDLPIRKVLQKSEVAERMVRWAVELLEFDVRYEPRGPIKGQVYADFVVELSSRGTQQKEEARFKWALRFVFKANNNQAEYEALIARMLLAKEMRARSLIAKSDSQLVTGQVTGEYQAKDPQMAAYLGYVQVLKSTFAVFDLVHVPREQNARADLLAKLASSGKGGRQRTVIQETLKTPQTFVADNKVGIHQVSTFRGRARSHRSLTQETLRTPNVSTYSVSLGEGDPMQVCTVEEGDTWMTPYRRYLADGILPLEPKEGKKIKRNSTKYTLVDRELFRHGFTHPILVCVRRDQCTRIMVELHEGICGSHVGGRSLASKVVRAGYYWPTVREDCTRYAQRCK; encoded by the exons atggccgccctgtccaAATTCGTATCCGCTGGAGGGGACAAAGGCCACCCCTACTTCCAGTGTTTGAGGAGAAATAGTCGGTTCGTGTGGACCACGAAGTGTGAGGAGGCATTCCTCAAGCTAAAGGAATATCTGGTCGCTCCTCCCGTGCTGTGCAAGACACAGCTGGGCATGCCGCTCCGGTTGTACTTTGCCGTGACGGAGCAAGCGATCAGCTCAGTCCTCGTTCAGGAGCAGGACCGGGTACAAAAACCAatatactttgtgagcaaagtaTTGCAGAGGCCAGAGGTAAGATACCAAGCCCTGGAGAAGGCAGCCTTGGTCGTGGTATTCTCGGCCAGGAGGCTtcgtcattacttccagagtttCACAGTGGTAGTGATGACGGACTTACCTATCCGGAAGGTGTTGCAGAAGTCGGAGGTGGCAGAAAGAATGGTGCGTTGGGCGGTGGAGCTTTTGGAGTTCGATGTTcggtatgagccccgaggccccaTCAAAGGCCAGGTTTATGCGGACtttgtggtagagctctcctcaAGAGGTACACAGCAGAAAGAGGAAGCCAGGTTCAAATGG GCCTTGAGGTTTGTTTTCAAGGCCAacaacaaccaggcggagtatgaagcccttaTAGCCAGAATGCTTTTAGCCAAGGAGATGAGAGCACGGAGTTTGATAGCAAAGAGCGATTCCCAGTTGGTTACAGGTCAAGTGACCGGGGAATACCAAGCCaaggatccacagatggccGCGTACCTGGGGTACGTCCAAGTCTTGAAGAGTACGTTCGCGGTGTTTGACCTGGTGcacgtcccaagggagcagaatgcccgagctgacctgCTAGCCAAGTTGGCCAGTTCGGGCAaagggggaaggcagaggacggtgatacAGGAAACCCTTAAAACACCACAGACGTTTGTCGCTGATAATAAGGTAGGCATTCATCAGGTCAGTACGTTTAGGGGAAGAGCGAGGAGTCATCGATCGTTGACTCAGGAGACGCTGAGGACGCCCAATGTAAGCACTTACTCGGTCTCGCTAGGAGAGGGGGATCCTATGCAGGTATGCACGGTTGAGGAGGGGGACACATGGATGACACCCTACAGGCGCTACCTGGCCGATGGGATACTCCCATTGGAGCCCAAGGagggcaagaagataaagagaaaCTCTACCAAGTATACCCTTGTGGATAGGGAGCTGTTCAGAcatgggttcactcacccaatCTTGGTGTGTGTGAGAAGAGACCAATGTACACGAATAATGgttgagctccatgagggaatttgTGGTAGCCATGTTGGTGGTAGGTCCTTGGCATCAAAGGTTGTccgtgcagggtactactggccaacagtaagagaAGATTGCACGAGGTACGCCCAGCGGTGCAAGTAG
- the LOC137832983 gene encoding uncharacterized protein, translating into MIPVKIQESSPRFQSFVAKESNEERKVNLDLLDEVREEARIKAKAVKRRVEHKHSSKIKPRQFQVVDLVMRKAHPYQLENKLSPKWTGPFRVTEVLGNGAYRLETLEGGAIPCTWNAANLKFYFS; encoded by the coding sequence ATGATTCCGGTaaagattcaggagagctcacCTCGTTTTCAAAGTTTCGTGGCTAAGGAGTCtaacgaagaaagaaaggtgaacctggatctactggacgagGTCAGAGAGGAGGCAAGGATCAAAGCtaaagcagtaaagagaagggtggagcataagcacagttccaagataaagccCCGACAGTTCCAAGTCGTTGACCTAGTAATGCGGAAAGCTCACCCGTACCaattggagaacaagttgtcccccaagtggactggcccATTTAGGGTGACAGAAGTCCTGGGAAACGGGGCGTACAGGCTTGAGACCTTGGAGGGAGGCGCCATTCCTTGTACTTGGAATGCAGccaatctcaagttttatttcagttag
- the LOC137832984 gene encoding uncharacterized protein gives MTTRPARARSEEMTLQQLMGMVQGLQNAVAASKVEQERMQDAMAASKVEQERMQADLAASQARNDELHHANEELRRGWRGRDELEAASPPREFTTLFSQAILETAIPNTFTGPKATFTGVEDPEAHLTTFHTQMLLVGGSDAVRCKLFMSTLTGMAMDWFISLPKGHVTSFAQLSQLFREQYLANRTPAPGSYDLFDVKQFQGETLKEYISRFGAQVVKVGSSEEPMIVYAFRKGVRPGSFSKTLNCSRPKTFAEIRRRAVEHIASEDEAYEKCTKPPARPKAQIRTQPVRVHQAAMERKHLDRKRAYEPRRTQPRGRAEERREGNRPPRHNFVMELKDLIAVPNIADRLRPPAKSDRMLGPHKELWCEFHEAFGHRISNCLALGHQLDELVKNGFLKDYLVEKQTGQSSVPQPVSGEGQQHEVPIHGEVHTIAGGFSGGGCTASQRKKYARSVMLVEAFEDHSPDVDITFTKEDLRDVVPHDNDPIVISLITTGRMVHRALVVQGSSADVMF, from the coding sequence ATGACCACCCGACCAGCACGCGCCAGGAGCGAAGAGATGACCCTACAACAACTCATGGGTATGGTGCAAGGGCTGCAGAACGCAGTGGCAGCCTCAAAggtggagcaggagcgcatgcaggacGCAATGGCAGCCTCAAAggtggagcaggagcgcatgcaggcggatctggCAGCCTCTCAAGCAAGAAACGACGAGCTCCACCACGCCAATGAAGAATTACGCCGTGGATGGCGTGGCAGAGACGAGCTTGAGGCTGCATCCCCACCCAGAGAATTCACAACACTGTTCTCACAGGCAATTCTGGAGACcgcgatccccaacacgttcacggGACCCAAAGCGACCTTCACAGGGGTAGAGGATCCCGAGGCACACCTCACGACGTTCCATACACAAATGTTGCTGGTAGGCGGTTCAGACGCCGTGAGgtgcaagcttttcatgagcaccttgacggggatggctatggattggttcattagcctcccaaaGGGCCACGTCACGTCCTTCGCCCAACTCTCACAACTATTCAGGGAGCAGTATCTAGCCAACAGAACTCCCGCCCCAGGCTCATATGATCTTTTCGACGTCAAGCAGTTCCAAGGCGAAACCCTAAAGGAGTACATAAGCCGttttggggcacaagtggtgaAAGTAGGCAGCTCGGAAgaacccatgatcgtgtacgcattcaggaagGGGGTACGTCCCGGATCTTTTAGTAAAACGCTCAACTGCAGTCGCCCAAAAACTTTCGCAGAAATAAGGCGAAGAGCGGTAGAGCACATTGCCTCAGAAGATGAGGCGTACGAGAAGTGCACCAAGCCGCCCGCGCGGCCCAAGGCACAGATACGTACGCAACCTGTTAGGGTTCACCAAGCCGCCATGGAGAGAAAACACTTGGACAGGAAGCGCGCCTACGAGCCAAGGAGGACCCAGCCTAGGGGTCGAGCAGAGGAGAGAAGAGAAGGGAACAGGCCACCGAGACACAACTTCGTGATGGAACTCAAAGATCTGATCGCggtgcccaacatagccgacaggttgaggccaccggcGAAGTCCGACAGGATGTTGGGACCCCACAAGGAAttgtggtgcgagttccacgaagcATTTGGACATCGTATTAGCAATTGTTTAGCGTTGGGTCACCAATTAGACGAACTCGTAAAGAATGGCTTCCTGAAGGACTACTTGGTGGAGAAGCAGACAGGACAGTCGTCGGTTCCGCAACCGGTGAGCGGCGAGGGACAGCAGCATGAGGTGCCCATCCacggcgaggtccacaccatagCGGGTGGGTTCTCGGGCGGCGGATGTACGGCATCGCAACGCAAGAAGTATGCTAGGTCCGTAATGTTAGTGGAGGcttttgaagatcactcgcccgatgtggacatcacgttcaccaaagaaGACCTCAGGGATGTcgtgccccacgacaacgatcccatcgTGATCTCACTTATCACGACGGGAAGGATGGTTCATCGAGCACTGGTCGttcaagggagctcggcagatgtgatgttctag
- the LOC137832985 gene encoding uncharacterized protein, whose product MFTSTFTSVTLQWFSGFPDGHITFFAQSSRLFRDQFFVNQIKPPKLYDLFNVRQREEELLKDYLNRLWALTVRLQTHDKDVMVPTFKQGIAAGPFSDSLDKNPAETFSEIRERVVTHIEAEEVVARKNNSSYSRKPRPTESSRARPLQVHDTSTLKRTHSRVVDRLKFPQKTDRNLGSRKDVRYEFYMAFGHNVEWCIALAHKLVSLVKEGFLKEYLETDQEEPKGEVAIRDQAHETLVHGELSTISEGFSREGSSASKRKRYALAVMSLEGGRSDHPPDPTLCFASFDLEGVVLHEDDPMVIFVVNIGRKVHRVLIDQGLT is encoded by the exons ATGTTCACGAGTACTTTTACAAGTGTAACCCTACAATGGTTCAGTGGGTTTCCTGATGGTCACATCACCTTTTTCGCTCAGTCCTCCAGATTGTTTAGAGACCAGTTCTTTGTCAACCAAATTAAGCCTCCTAAGTTGTATGATCTTTTCAACGTAAGGCAGAGGGAGGAAGAGTTGTTGAAGGATTATCTGAATAGATTATGGGCGCTTACGGTAAGACTCCAAACGCATGATAAAGATGTGATGGTCCCCACTTTCAAACAAGGGATCGCAGCAGGACCATTCAGTGATTCACTAGACAAAAATCCGGCGGAGACATTTTCCGAGATACGAGAACGAGTTGTTACCCACATTGAAGCAGAGGAGGTAGTGGCCAGGAAGAATAACAGCTCATATTCTAGGAAACCTAGGCCTACAGAAAGCAGCCGAGCCCGACCCTTACAGGTTCATGATACCTCAACCTTGAAGAGAACACACTCAAG GGTAGTGGACAGGCTGAAGTTTCCCCAGAAGACCGACCGGAATCTGGGATCACGAAAAGATGTTCGGTACGAGTTCTACATGGCATTTGGGCACAACGTCGAGTGGTGTATAGCTCTCGCTCACAAACTGGTTAGCTTGGTGAAAGAAGGTTTCCTGAAGGAGTATCTTGAGACTGACCAAGAAGAGCCAAAGGGAGAAGTTGCCATCAGGGACCAAGCGCATGAGACATTGGTCCATGGAGAGCTGAGCACCATCTCGGAAGGATTTTCTAGAGAAGGGAGCTCTGCTTCCAAGCGTAAGCGATACGCGCTCGCAGTGATGTCCCTGGAGGGCGGAAGATCTGATCATCCCCCAGATCCCACTCTCTGCTTTGCCAGCTTCGACTTGGAAGGCGTGGTTCTTCACGAGGATGATCCGATGGTGATATTTGTTGTCAACATAGGAAGAAAGGTGCATAGAGTCTTGATCGATCAAGGGCTGACATGA
- the LOC137830921 gene encoding protein air1-like, with protein MGRKEKAKAKAIEENGDNHFGGASTPSLVFSSDDDDANQDLSLKIVEKAMRIRAAKRAAPNDNVSSSQTLELSVARNVGVLDVPSAIADSEVTEKKKTTKLKIETGDQRVVIANEHETEEIIKDTENHESVEGGAVQLGDNMVLRKLLRGPRYFDPPNSSWGACFNCGEEGHAAVNCSVAKRKKPCYVCGVLGHNAKQCTKTQDCFICKQGGHRARDCPEKHTSTPRSIAICLKCGNSGHDMFGCKNDYSLDDLEEIQCYVCKRLGHLCCVNSDDATPGEISCYKCGRLGHTGLACSRLQDEIASGATPSSCFKCGEEGHFARECTSAVKTGKRNRDSSRTKDKRPYKENDYIGNRSAPNDMGVARRKKRSPAEERGGFSLPKKSKSRGGWMQEHPAEERGFTTPKKSKSRGGWTTEHPAEHNGYTTPKKSKSRGGWTTDHPEEFFPPMATRNSYKFSGSPYSRSTKIHSFGSGSHTPSYKSSKVWTVHQGTPMSQVSAWSNHHRFSTSRFGNSSTGGHGRNYSQWQ; from the exons ATGGGGCGCAAAGAGAAGGCGAAAGCTAAGGCAATAGAGGAGAACGGCGATAACCATTTTGGCGGCGCTTCCACGCCGTCTCTCGTCTTCAGCAGCGACGACGACGACGCCAACCAAGATCTCAGCCTCAAGATCGTCGAAAAAGCCATGCGAATTCGAGCAGCCAAGCGCGCCGCCCCAAACGATAATGTTTCGTCTTCCCAGACACTCGAACTCTCTGTGGCCCGAAACGTCGGCGTTTTGGATGTGCCCAGCGCAATCGCTGATTCTGAAGTGACGGAGAAGAAGAAAACAACTAAGTTGAAGATTGAGACTGGGGATCAAAGG gTTGTTATAGCCAATGAACATGAGACGGAGGAGATCATCAAAGATACTGAGAATCATGAGTCTGTGGAAGGAGGTGCAGTTCAGTTAGGCGACAATATGGTTCTGCGAAAGTTGCTT CGGGGTCCGAGGTATTTTGATCCACCAAACAGTAGTTGGGGAGCGTGTTTCAATTGTGGCGAGGAAGGTCATGCTGCTGTGAATTGTTCAGTGGCAAAGCGGAAGAAGCCATGCtatgtttgtggtgttttgggACACAATGCAAAACAATGTACTAAG ACACAAGATTGTTTTATCTGTAAGCAAGGTGGTCACCGTGCTAGAGACTGTCCGGAGAAGCACACAAGTACTCCCAGAAGCATTGCAATTTGCTTAAAGTGTGGAAATTCTGGGCATGATATGTTTGGATGCAAGAATGATTATTCACTGGATGATCTTGAG GAAATTCAATGTTATGTCTGCAAGAGACTTGGCCACTTGTGCTGTGTCAATTCTGATGATGCAACACCAGGAGAAATTTCTTGTTACAAATGTGGTCGGTTGGGTCATACAGGTTTG GCATGTTCAAGGTTGCAGGATGAGATTGCAAGTGGAGCGACACCTAGTTCATGCTTCAAATGTGGTGAAGAAGGTCACTTTGCCCGGGAGTGCACAAGTGCTGTAAAG ACAGGAAAGAGGAATCGTGACTCATCACGCACAAAAGATAAAAGACCCTATAAAGAAAATGATTACATAGGAAATAGATCAGCACCTAATGATATGGGTGTAGCTCGAAGAAAGAAACGATCTCCTGCAGAAGAAAGAGGAGGCTTTTCTCTTCCCAAGAAATCAAAGAGTAGAGGTGGCTGGATGCAGGAGCATCCTGCCGAAGAAAGAGGCTTTACAACTCCAAAGAAATCCAAGAGTAGAGGTGGCTGGACAACGGAGCATCCTGCGGAACATAACGGCTATACAACTCCTAAGAAATCCAAGAGTAGAGGTGGCTGGACCACAGACCATCCTGAAGAATTCTTTCCTCCCATGGCCACAAGGAACAGCTATAAGTTTTCAGGGTCACCATATTCCAGAAGCACTAAAATTCATTCCTTTGGTAGTGGAAGTCATACTCCAAGTTATAAATCTTCTAAGGTATGGACTGTTCATCAGGGAACCCCTATGTCCCAAGTTTCAGCTTGGTCAAATCATCATAGGTTTTCAACATCAAGGTTTGGAAACTCTAGTACTGGAGGGCATGGTAGGAATTACAGCCAGTGGCAGTGA